In Opitutaceae bacterium, one genomic interval encodes:
- a CDS encoding transglutaminase family protein, producing MKRIRIQHRTTYRYSEPVTLLPHRLMIRPRAGHDIQLESSSLTITPAHSIKWQRDISGNSVAIVNFLEESDLLSIDSDVVVSHYEAEPLDFIVDEKAVMFPFFFSPSERVDLIPYQTLCFPGDSIQVRDWLDQFWRPGQTIETYALLDRINKDIVQNFRYTMREEPGVQRPSETLAKRAGSCRDFATLFIEGCRYFGLAARFVSGYLHCPDTVQGHGSTHAWAEVYLPGAGWKGFDNTSGIVVGQDHIATAVTRHPADAPPISGSFAGNLSRPSEMQVEVLVYTLN from the coding sequence ATGAAACGCATCCGCATCCAACACCGCACGACCTATCGCTACAGCGAGCCCGTCACCCTGCTGCCCCATCGCCTCATGATCCGACCACGGGCCGGCCACGACATTCAACTGGAAAGCTCCTCCCTCACCATCACCCCAGCCCATTCCATCAAATGGCAGCGTGACATTTCCGGCAACTCCGTGGCCATCGTCAACTTCCTCGAGGAATCCGACCTTCTCTCCATCGACAGTGATGTCGTGGTCTCCCACTACGAAGCGGAACCCCTCGACTTCATCGTCGATGAAAAGGCTGTCATGTTCCCCTTCTTCTTCAGCCCGTCGGAGCGGGTGGACCTGATCCCCTATCAGACGCTCTGTTTCCCCGGCGACAGTATTCAGGTCAGGGACTGGCTGGATCAATTCTGGCGACCGGGCCAGACCATAGAAACCTACGCCCTGCTTGACCGGATCAACAAGGACATCGTCCAGAACTTCCGCTACACCATGCGGGAGGAACCCGGGGTGCAGAGACCCTCGGAAACCCTGGCAAAGCGGGCCGGATCCTGCCGGGACTTCGCGACACTCTTCATTGAAGGCTGTCGCTACTTCGGCCTGGCCGCCCGGTTCGTCAGCGGCTACCTCCACTGTCCCGATACCGTTCAGGGGCACGGTTCCACCCATGCCTGGGCGGAAGTCTACCTGCCGGGGGCCGGCTGGAAGGGATTCGACAACACCAGCGGCATCGTTGTCGGACAGGATCATATCGCGACCGCCGTCACCCGCCACCCGGCCGACGCACCACCCATCTCCGGAAGCTTCGCCGGAAATCTCAGTCGCCCCTCCGAAATGCAGGTCGAGGTTCTCGTCTATACCTTGAATTGA
- a CDS encoding O-antigen ligase family protein, with protein sequence MNHLVRISGWLLVGAVVLASWTFGRFGPAIIPILAAICLTALVLSMAALPGPAFPGFRRFLPWLAFLALGGVGLVNPAYERVVLPDGPFLSRIPHLEFLPTVVNRGHAALVLLSFAAAMGTIVALSRTAWSRSRLRQQLTVLVVNAAVISLTGLAGKLLPQFTFLGLLPQTNTLPFATFDYHNNWTGFAVPALAMALGLIETRWIRSMRWGQATGVPFVLMISIGLIVAGVILSSSRSGLILMTVLTGVACLRMARHLRQAGLETVLGRYLRPNALYFVVLVCGVGAVLYAGRGIMKSRWDYTRMQVEQISEGNRLESRVFLARDTARMALARPILGWGNGSWAYIFPSFAGPEFSFNGGADRRSFPFAHDDWLQLIAENGLVGATALLVVPVWLLITLRRSGRHNPVTFWVLVGIGLVGVLACWDYPFGHPANLLQVALLFGTGVASSVLEKRIREGSGDE encoded by the coding sequence ATGAACCACCTCGTGCGAATCTCGGGCTGGCTCCTGGTTGGCGCGGTGGTGCTGGCATCGTGGACATTCGGCCGGTTCGGCCCGGCGATTATTCCCATCCTGGCGGCCATCTGCCTGACGGCCCTTGTTCTTTCGATGGCGGCATTGCCCGGGCCCGCCTTCCCCGGCTTCCGGCGGTTTCTGCCCTGGCTCGCCTTCCTGGCTCTCGGGGGCGTCGGCCTTGTCAATCCCGCCTATGAACGGGTGGTCCTTCCGGATGGTCCATTCCTTTCCCGGATTCCTCATCTGGAGTTCCTGCCGACCGTGGTCAACCGTGGCCATGCCGCCCTCGTGCTCCTTTCCTTTGCAGCCGCCATGGGAACGATTGTCGCTCTGTCCCGTACGGCCTGGAGTCGAAGCCGGCTGAGGCAGCAATTGACTGTTCTTGTGGTCAACGCGGCGGTGATCAGTCTGACGGGTCTGGCGGGAAAACTGCTGCCGCAGTTCACTTTCCTGGGTTTGCTGCCGCAGACAAACACCCTTCCGTTCGCGACGTTCGATTATCACAATAATTGGACGGGCTTCGCGGTTCCCGCCCTGGCCATGGCCCTTGGCCTGATCGAGACACGCTGGATCCGATCGATGAGGTGGGGGCAGGCGACCGGGGTCCCGTTTGTCCTGATGATTTCCATCGGCCTGATCGTGGCAGGCGTGATCCTCTCGAGCTCGCGCTCCGGCCTGATCCTGATGACCGTGCTGACCGGGGTGGCCTGCCTTCGGATGGCCCGTCACCTGCGGCAGGCCGGCCTGGAAACAGTGCTTGGCCGTTACCTGCGACCCAATGCCCTTTATTTCGTCGTCCTGGTCTGCGGGGTCGGTGCCGTGCTCTATGCCGGGCGTGGCATCATGAAATCCCGCTGGGACTATACGAGAATGCAGGTCGAACAGATCAGTGAGGGAAATCGCCTGGAAAGTCGTGTATTCCTGGCCCGGGATACGGCGCGGATGGCCCTGGCCCGCCCGATCCTGGGCTGGGGCAATGGGTCGTGGGCCTACATTTTCCCTTCGTTCGCCGGGCCCGAATTCTCCTTCAATGGAGGCGCAGACCGCAGAAGCTTTCCCTTCGCCCATGATGACTGGCTGCAGTTGATCGCGGAGAACGGTCTGGTCGGTGCGACGGCGTTGCTCGTGGTGCCGGTGTGGCTTCTGATAACGCTTCGACGAAGCGGGCGGCACAATCCCGTCACGTTCTGGGTCCTTGTCGGCATCGGACTCGTCGGGGTGCTTGCCTGCTGGGATTATCCGTTCGGTCATCCGGCCAACCTGCTCCAGGTCGCCCTGCTCTTCGGCACCGGCGTGGCCTCGTCTGTCCTGGAAAAACGGATTCGGGAAGGGAGCGGGGATGAATAG
- a CDS encoding heavy metal translocating P-type ATPase — MSKESREHQSWVDSLSAFLLEEQGVEAVRLDPTSGKVALATLGQVDVEALHRKLLSVIELHKVDRPRRLTVEASERLSSGFMVRESKEGTIVQKQVCETAPVFWRWREFDWPEGERLAETGESEWKILAGLATVCGLGLVAGYGIERLSDLPAEVSLFCYVGAMIFGGWDAAVDVSKKIRHGEIDIHFLMLAVAVGASLVGAYGEGALLLFLFSTSSALEEYAMHRTHREITALLKSAPKTATILGESGEESLVPVEEVVPDDRLLVRPGELFPVDALILKGRTAADESSLSGEAVPVEKDMGDEVAGGTINLWGAVELRVLRPASQSTLQKIIDLIRKAQRMKAPSQRFTDRFGVGYTYLVLGICLVMFLVWAVILRIPAFETGAWGYSAFYRSMTLLVVMSPCALVLSIPSAILAAIAWGARHGILFRGGAAIEKLAEIGVVAMDKTGTLTTGDLSVSGVESFPKGREDAILELAYTLERQSQHPIARAIVRHGRKQGLTAGEVSEFQSLTGKGIRGNVQNASTLLGRRELMEEGPLKDWIRDVPPTGLGETEVWVLSEDLIGRILLRDEIRSESRGVLDRLRTLGIRTVMLTGDRSHAAEAVGRELGVDEIRAGLLPEQKVDAIRELGADGTRVAMVGDGVNDAPCLAAAYVSVAMGARGSDAALEQSEIILVNDRIDNFLAAFRLSQRSRQVIKQNLFISLGTVAVMALASMTGRVPLSLGVLAHEGSTVLVCLNSLRLLFNRSND; from the coding sequence ATGAGCAAAGAATCCAGAGAACACCAGAGTTGGGTGGACAGCCTGTCCGCCTTTCTCCTCGAGGAGCAGGGTGTGGAGGCCGTTCGGTTGGATCCGACCAGTGGCAAGGTCGCCCTGGCGACGCTGGGGCAGGTAGACGTCGAGGCTTTGCACCGCAAGCTGTTGTCTGTCATCGAATTGCACAAGGTGGATCGGCCCAGGCGCTTGACGGTCGAGGCCTCGGAGAGGCTGTCCAGCGGATTCATGGTCCGCGAGTCGAAGGAGGGCACGATTGTCCAGAAGCAGGTTTGCGAGACCGCCCCGGTTTTCTGGCGCTGGCGCGAGTTCGACTGGCCCGAAGGAGAGCGGCTGGCCGAGACGGGGGAATCGGAGTGGAAGATCCTTGCCGGTCTGGCGACAGTCTGCGGACTGGGTCTGGTCGCGGGATACGGTATCGAACGCCTGAGCGATCTTCCAGCCGAGGTCTCGCTGTTCTGTTATGTCGGAGCGATGATCTTCGGAGGGTGGGATGCGGCGGTCGATGTATCGAAGAAGATCCGCCACGGCGAAATCGACATTCACTTTCTCATGCTGGCGGTCGCGGTGGGAGCCAGCCTCGTCGGTGCCTATGGAGAGGGGGCACTGCTTCTCTTTCTCTTTTCGACCTCGAGTGCCCTGGAAGAGTATGCCATGCACCGGACGCATCGGGAAATCACCGCCCTGCTCAAATCCGCTCCGAAGACGGCCACCATTTTGGGTGAGTCCGGTGAGGAGAGCCTGGTGCCGGTGGAGGAGGTTGTGCCGGACGATCGTCTGCTGGTCCGCCCCGGGGAACTCTTTCCGGTCGATGCGCTCATTTTGAAGGGACGGACCGCCGCCGATGAATCGAGCCTCTCCGGCGAGGCAGTCCCGGTGGAAAAGGACATGGGGGACGAAGTGGCCGGCGGAACGATCAATCTCTGGGGTGCGGTCGAACTGCGGGTGCTGCGGCCGGCCTCTCAAAGTACCCTCCAGAAGATCATCGACCTTATCCGCAAGGCCCAGCGGATGAAGGCTCCGAGTCAGCGTTTCACCGATCGTTTCGGGGTCGGTTACACCTACCTCGTCCTGGGCATCTGTCTTGTCATGTTTCTTGTCTGGGCGGTCATCCTGAGGATACCCGCGTTTGAGACCGGGGCGTGGGGATACTCGGCCTTTTACCGGTCGATGACCCTTCTGGTGGTGATGAGCCCATGCGCCCTTGTCCTGTCGATCCCTTCGGCCATCCTGGCGGCGATCGCCTGGGGTGCCCGGCATGGCATCCTCTTCCGCGGGGGGGCGGCCATCGAGAAGCTGGCCGAGATCGGGGTGGTGGCGATGGACAAGACGGGAACCCTGACCACAGGAGACCTCAGCGTTTCGGGTGTGGAGAGTTTTCCGAAAGGACGGGAGGATGCCATTCTCGAACTTGCCTACACCCTCGAGCGCCAGTCCCAGCATCCCATCGCCCGGGCCATTGTCAGGCATGGCCGCAAGCAGGGGCTGACGGCCGGCGAGGTTTCCGAGTTCCAGTCACTGACGGGCAAGGGGATCCGGGGCAACGTGCAGAATGCGTCGACACTGCTCGGGCGGCGTGAATTGATGGAGGAAGGACCGTTGAAGGACTGGATACGCGATGTTCCTCCGACTGGTCTGGGCGAGACGGAAGTCTGGGTGCTTTCCGAGGATCTGATCGGTCGGATCCTCCTTCGGGATGAAATCCGAAGTGAGTCTCGCGGCGTTCTCGACCGGCTCCGAACGCTGGGTATCCGCACCGTCATGCTGACCGGAGATCGCAGTCATGCGGCTGAAGCCGTCGGTCGGGAATTGGGAGTGGATGAGATCCGGGCCGGCTTGTTGCCCGAGCAGAAGGTGGATGCGATTCGGGAACTTGGGGCAGACGGGACCAGGGTCGCCATGGTCGGTGACGGGGTCAACGATGCCCCGTGTCTGGCCGCGGCCTATGTTTCGGTGGCGATGGGGGCGCGCGGGAGTGATGCGGCCCTGGAGCAGAGCGAAATCATTCTGGTCAACGACCGGATCGACAATTTCCTGGCGGCTTTCCGGCTCAGCCAGCGATCCCGGCAGGTGATCAAACAGAATCTCTTCATCTCCCTGGGAACAGTCGCCGTCATGGCCCTGGCCTCGATGACCGGCCGGGTACCGTTGTCCCTGGGTGTTCTTGCGCATGAAGGCAGCACGGTCCTGGTCTGCCTGAACAGCCTCAGGCTGCTCTTCAATCGGTCGAATGATTGA
- a CDS encoding helicase C-terminal domain-containing protein translates to MIGLREDTGGRVPADIGRLVASVFADTGWLVDRLALEHRPQQEAMALAVERAQNEDLPLLFEAGTGVGKSLAYLIPAIIRATDTGRPCVVSTHTISLQEQIQDKDLPICRRLFESVDSLKPYAGFKSALLIGKRNYLCPTRLAQALGNKADLFPGPQQEELIRIAVWAGQTRQGLVQELTPPPDPEVWEWVNADGAGCSRRTCSPEHCHYQKARDEMRHAQIVIVNHSLLFALLNAGGFLPGARGILLPDDFAVIDEAHTMPDIATEHFGLRLSSYGLDRQLKIIFNPRRGTGLLKRLGHDGDRRRVIDAIEAAEQFFDFIRERILQRQSLIRIREEGWCEPTLDAPLRAVLESVDHVAAELDDGPVRENLLDHKGRLGTYRDGIRRFINLAEEDHVHWIERTGRKGQIATLRTAPIDVAPYLREMVFRRKTSVVLTSATLAVAGRIEPFQKKSGAESEAWKVVASPFDYAHNMRVYVAADMPQPSADTARLALDRLIDYIRFCTLRVDGGSLVLFTSYADLRKVSEELEGDYRKEGRPFFAQGRDFSRTELTRRFLNCGNGILFGTDSFWTGVDVPGPSLAQVVITRLPFEVPTHPIAEARSEWIRSQGGNPFAEMNLPDALIKFRQGVGRLIRSHEDRGVITILDSRILHKTYGRHFLACLPTTEFQRINQENRDYRFQPFN, encoded by the coding sequence ATGATCGGCCTCCGTGAAGACACCGGCGGGCGCGTGCCCGCCGACATCGGCCGGTTGGTCGCCTCGGTCTTCGCGGATACCGGCTGGCTGGTCGACCGCCTCGCCCTTGAACACCGGCCGCAACAGGAAGCGATGGCCCTCGCGGTGGAACGGGCCCAGAACGAGGACCTCCCCCTTCTCTTTGAGGCCGGCACCGGCGTCGGCAAAAGCCTGGCCTATCTCATTCCCGCCATCATTCGGGCAACCGACACGGGAAGACCCTGCGTGGTCTCCACCCATACCATTTCACTGCAGGAACAGATCCAGGACAAGGACCTCCCGATCTGTCGACGCCTCTTCGAATCGGTCGACTCGCTCAAGCCCTATGCCGGCTTCAAGTCCGCCCTGCTCATCGGGAAACGCAATTACCTCTGCCCGACCCGGCTTGCCCAGGCCCTGGGCAACAAAGCCGATCTCTTCCCGGGCCCCCAACAGGAGGAACTGATTCGGATCGCGGTCTGGGCCGGTCAGACCCGGCAGGGCCTCGTTCAGGAATTGACCCCTCCACCCGACCCCGAGGTCTGGGAATGGGTCAACGCGGACGGTGCCGGCTGCAGCCGGAGGACCTGCTCCCCCGAACACTGCCACTACCAGAAGGCACGTGACGAGATGCGTCATGCCCAGATCGTCATCGTCAACCACAGTCTGCTCTTCGCCCTGCTCAATGCGGGAGGTTTTCTTCCGGGCGCCCGGGGCATCCTGCTGCCCGACGATTTCGCGGTCATTGACGAGGCCCATACCATGCCGGACATCGCCACCGAGCATTTCGGCCTCCGGCTCAGTTCCTACGGTCTCGATCGACAGCTCAAGATCATCTTCAATCCACGCCGCGGCACCGGACTGCTCAAACGCCTCGGGCACGATGGGGATCGCCGGCGCGTCATCGATGCGATCGAAGCCGCCGAGCAGTTCTTCGACTTCATTCGGGAACGGATCCTCCAGCGCCAATCGCTCATCCGGATCCGTGAGGAGGGCTGGTGCGAGCCCACCCTGGATGCCCCCCTCCGGGCTGTCCTTGAATCGGTCGATCATGTCGCGGCCGAACTGGACGACGGACCCGTCCGGGAGAATCTGCTCGACCACAAGGGTCGACTGGGCACCTACCGGGACGGGATCCGCAGGTTTATCAACCTGGCTGAGGAGGATCATGTCCACTGGATCGAACGAACCGGAAGGAAAGGTCAGATTGCGACCCTGCGGACCGCGCCGATTGATGTGGCGCCTTATCTGAGGGAGATGGTCTTCCGACGAAAGACCTCGGTCGTCCTGACCAGCGCCACCCTCGCCGTGGCCGGCCGGATCGAACCGTTTCAGAAAAAATCCGGGGCCGAATCGGAAGCCTGGAAGGTGGTCGCTTCTCCCTTCGATTATGCCCACAACATGAGGGTCTATGTCGCGGCCGACATGCCTCAACCCTCGGCCGATACCGCCCGACTCGCCCTCGACCGGCTGATCGACTATATACGCTTCTGCACCCTGCGAGTCGACGGGGGGTCACTCGTGCTTTTCACCAGCTATGCGGACCTCAGAAAGGTATCCGAGGAACTCGAAGGCGATTACCGGAAGGAAGGACGCCCTTTCTTTGCCCAGGGTCGCGATTTCTCACGGACCGAGTTGACCCGCCGCTTTCTCAATTGCGGGAACGGCATCCTCTTCGGCACCGACAGTTTCTGGACCGGGGTTGACGTGCCCGGCCCATCCCTCGCCCAAGTCGTCATCACCCGTCTTCCCTTCGAAGTGCCCACCCATCCGATCGCCGAGGCCCGGAGCGAATGGATCCGCTCCCAGGGTGGCAATCCCTTCGCCGAGATGAACCTGCCCGACGCCCTGATCAAGTTCCGTCAGGGAGTCGGCCGCCTCATCAGAAGCCACGAAGACCGCGGCGTCATCACCATTCTCGACTCAAGGATTCTCCACAAGACCTATGGGCGCCATTTCCTCGCCTGTCTCCCGACCACCGAGTTTCAGCGCATCAACCAGGAGAATCGTGACTACCGGTTTCAACCGTTCAATTGA
- a CDS encoding protein phosphatase 2C domain-containing protein — protein sequence MKISAQSFSYIGRVRKRNEDSLFLNREHGVFAVADGVGGLPGGELASQTAMKALESVVEDPSVGRDPAAWVQWMQQAVLAEARRGGYAQGIATTLTLLAFDDEGATLAHVGDSGAFRIRDRQIQTLTEVHNVEHENRARGLPVDETDRYRFAITRCLGMEELVVPQIQRFETHPGDVFLLATDGLTDLLEPAEILRVFLRDPDLDAFLETLRVECFERGAHDNVTAIALRIENS from the coding sequence ATGAAGATCAGCGCACAGAGTTTTTCCTATATCGGTCGGGTTCGAAAACGGAATGAAGACAGCCTGTTTCTGAACCGGGAACACGGCGTCTTCGCCGTGGCCGATGGTGTCGGTGGTCTCCCCGGCGGCGAGCTCGCCAGCCAGACCGCCATGAAGGCTCTGGAATCCGTCGTTGAAGACCCCTCCGTCGGTCGCGATCCCGCAGCATGGGTTCAGTGGATGCAACAGGCGGTTCTCGCAGAAGCAAGACGCGGCGGTTACGCTCAGGGTATTGCCACCACCTTGACCCTGCTGGCCTTCGACGATGAAGGAGCCACCTTGGCCCACGTCGGAGACTCCGGAGCATTTCGCATTCGGGACCGGCAGATCCAAACGCTGACCGAGGTCCACAACGTCGAACATGAGAACCGGGCGCGCGGATTGCCGGTCGATGAGACCGACCGCTACCGCTTTGCGATCACCCGTTGTCTCGGCATGGAAGAGTTGGTCGTCCCCCAGATCCAACGCTTCGAAACCCATCCCGGGGATGTTTTTCTGCTGGCCACCGACGGTCTGACCGATCTGCTCGAACCCGCTGAAATCCTCAGGGTCTTTCTTCGGGACCCCGATCTCGATGCCTTTCTCGAAACCTTGCGGGTCGAGTGTTTTGAGAGAGGCGCCCACGACAACGTGACCGCCATCGCCCTGCGGATCGAGAATTCCTGA
- a CDS encoding molecular chaperone DnaJ produces MRSLRFQELVEKNPDNELFRFSLAQALLKENRLPEAEPHLRLCIAKRPDWMVAWILLGKALLELGSRTEARPILEEALRLAVEQNHEEPEAELRTLLAGF; encoded by the coding sequence ATGCGCTCCCTGCGATTCCAGGAACTCGTCGAGAAGAATCCCGACAACGAACTCTTCAGGTTCAGCCTCGCCCAGGCACTTCTGAAGGAAAATCGCTTGCCCGAAGCTGAACCGCATCTGCGCCTCTGCATTGCGAAAAGACCGGATTGGATGGTTGCCTGGATCCTTCTCGGCAAAGCACTTCTTGAGCTCGGGAGCAGGACCGAGGCCCGTCCCATCCTGGAGGAGGCCCTGCGCCTGGCGGTGGAACAGAACCACGAGGAACCGGAAGCCGAGCTGCGAACCCTGCTGGCCGGTTTCTAG
- a CDS encoding heparinase II/III family protein codes for MGHGDQHINLPGGLNFAPDEARVDEVMALMLPGTYHLGRPWTDRAAWEKVRRSKAGERLLEEARQYETDEPRCYFTNEDCVYVMETNDRTKFDPLPPRARSSLALLPIVECLEPTGRLIPRIEELVGRLCAVNSWTFPLHERARDFHERRDIFTDLASVHYAGNLVTALHLLGDRLSPEIRDMIRTEVDVRIFQPFEERIKSGREIFWWATVTHNWNSVLLSCMLGCALELKEDARERAWYVAVVEKLIRHSEEGFEPSGFYTEGVAYWGYGFSHYVLAAELVFGATGGRIDWMKKPRVEKVSHFSARMEIQDGAYPTFADCQKDVKSPQWLMHWLNNRIDPRRTARSTETPTEPFDPIHFQFAEILHLILFHQVDINKAYAGPEPRAIREWFEDVQFLISRPGPTASTRMAATFKGGHNGANHNHNDLGTFTVLVGAVELLTDPGAEIYTVRTFSTNRYLGKLLNSFGHPVPVVAGKLQFPDETYHRTGFGRDAYAEVIDSHFTDERDQVILALDRAYKVPDLINLIRAFTYNRTGKGSVEVLDKVKFSSPETFETALITYADWERMPDGRLRVSSQGAAVEVEVSSADGELVFDHCVIQESSTPTRLSWRFREPVSEATVRFFVRPLDGG; via the coding sequence ATGGGACACGGTGACCAACACATCAATCTGCCGGGAGGTTTGAATTTCGCCCCGGACGAAGCCCGGGTCGACGAGGTGATGGCCCTGATGCTGCCGGGGACTTACCATCTGGGACGTCCGTGGACGGATCGGGCGGCCTGGGAAAAGGTTCGGCGCTCGAAGGCGGGCGAACGGTTGCTGGAGGAGGCCCGGCAGTATGAAACTGACGAACCCCGCTGTTATTTTACGAATGAAGATTGCGTCTATGTGATGGAGACGAATGACCGGACGAAGTTCGATCCGCTTCCTCCCCGGGCACGGTCGAGTCTTGCCCTGCTTCCGATCGTCGAATGCCTCGAGCCGACCGGGCGGCTGATCCCCCGGATTGAGGAGCTCGTAGGAAGACTGTGCGCGGTCAATTCCTGGACCTTTCCCCTGCACGAGCGGGCGCGGGATTTTCATGAGCGGCGCGACATCTTCACCGATCTGGCCTCCGTCCACTACGCGGGCAATCTGGTGACGGCTCTCCATCTGCTCGGGGATCGCCTGAGTCCGGAGATTCGGGACATGATCCGGACCGAGGTGGACGTCCGGATTTTCCAGCCGTTCGAGGAACGGATCAAGAGCGGCCGCGAGATTTTCTGGTGGGCCACCGTAACCCACAACTGGAACAGTGTCCTTCTCTCCTGCATGCTTGGTTGTGCGCTCGAGTTGAAGGAGGATGCCCGGGAGCGGGCCTGGTATGTGGCTGTGGTGGAGAAACTCATACGCCATTCCGAGGAAGGCTTCGAGCCGAGTGGTTTCTATACCGAGGGAGTGGCCTATTGGGGGTACGGGTTCAGCCACTACGTGCTGGCGGCGGAACTGGTCTTCGGTGCGACGGGAGGCCGGATCGACTGGATGAAGAAGCCGAGGGTGGAAAAGGTATCACATTTCAGTGCCCGGATGGAAATTCAGGACGGGGCCTATCCGACCTTCGCCGACTGCCAGAAGGACGTGAAGAGCCCGCAGTGGCTGATGCACTGGTTGAACAACCGGATCGATCCGCGACGGACGGCGCGCTCGACCGAGACGCCGACCGAGCCCTTTGACCCGATCCACTTCCAATTCGCGGAGATCCTCCATCTCATTCTCTTCCATCAGGTGGACATCAACAAGGCCTATGCCGGTCCGGAGCCCCGGGCGATCCGGGAGTGGTTCGAGGACGTCCAGTTTCTCATCTCTCGACCGGGTCCGACGGCCTCGACCCGGATGGCGGCGACCTTCAAGGGCGGCCACAACGGGGCCAATCACAATCACAACGACCTCGGCACCTTCACCGTCCTGGTGGGGGCGGTGGAGTTGCTGACCGATCCAGGTGCGGAGATCTACACGGTGCGGACGTTCAGCACGAACCGTTACCTGGGAAAGCTGCTCAATTCCTTTGGACATCCGGTTCCGGTGGTGGCCGGAAAGCTGCAGTTTCCCGATGAGACCTATCACCGGACCGGTTTTGGCCGCGATGCCTATGCGGAGGTCATAGACAGCCACTTCACCGATGAGCGCGATCAGGTGATTCTTGCTTTGGACCGGGCCTACAAGGTGCCCGACCTGATCAACCTGATCCGGGCCTTCACCTATAACCGGACGGGGAAGGGATCGGTCGAGGTTCTGGACAAGGTGAAGTTTTCGAGTCCTGAGACCTTTGAGACGGCCCTGATCACCTACGCGGACTGGGAACGGATGCCCGATGGGCGTCTGCGGGTATCGTCACAGGGTGCAGCCGTGGAAGTGGAGGTGAGTTCCGCGGACGGTGAGCTGGTCTTTGACCATTGCGTGATTCAGGAGAGCTCGACTCCGACGCGGCTGAGCTGGCGGTTCAGGGAACCGGTTAGTGAGGCGACCGTCCGGTTTTTCGTCCGACCGTTGGACGGCGGGTGA
- a CDS encoding transposase encodes MARKPRIQFAGALYHVINRGNFRQDLFSGPGTAQAFEKALFETCERCGWELGAYCVMRNHFHLALATPKGNLVEGMQWLQSTFGNRFNSYFSEQGHVFQGRYKSILVEPGDHWLRVINYIHLNPVRAGLVTVANLESHSWSSFPKFLRKKTRPPFLQCGDWLPGITGQADTPADWRRYRELLDELNGLSSAEKEKAFDGLSQGTVLGTNSFRRAVWDDFKKMDLAKDWGGKELRELNEIEWEVLLKDQMKALGKTEDDVRDEKKSAEWKAALAWSMKKRTSVGNRWLGEQLNMGPPAMVSRLAGSFGRSDQKSVRALKRRLTAKRG; translated from the coding sequence ATGGCACGGAAACCAAGGATCCAATTCGCCGGAGCTCTCTATCATGTGATCAACCGCGGCAACTTCCGACAGGATCTTTTCAGCGGTCCTGGCACGGCGCAGGCATTCGAGAAGGCTCTCTTTGAGACTTGTGAGCGTTGTGGATGGGAGTTGGGAGCCTACTGCGTCATGCGCAACCACTTCCATCTGGCTTTGGCGACTCCGAAAGGAAATCTGGTCGAGGGGATGCAGTGGCTGCAGAGCACCTTCGGCAACCGATTCAACAGCTACTTCAGTGAACAAGGGCACGTCTTTCAGGGACGCTACAAGTCAATTCTGGTCGAGCCGGGTGACCATTGGCTTCGGGTGATCAATTACATTCACCTGAATCCAGTAAGGGCAGGACTGGTCACCGTCGCCAACCTGGAGAGCCATTCCTGGAGCAGCTTTCCGAAGTTCCTCCGAAAGAAGACTCGTCCGCCGTTCCTGCAGTGCGGCGATTGGTTGCCGGGAATCACCGGTCAGGCGGACACCCCCGCAGATTGGCGCCGCTATCGAGAACTGTTGGACGAACTCAATGGACTCAGTTCTGCGGAAAAGGAGAAAGCTTTCGATGGATTGTCCCAAGGAACAGTTCTGGGAACGAATTCATTTCGAAGAGCAGTCTGGGACGATTTCAAGAAGATGGATCTTGCCAAGGACTGGGGAGGTAAAGAACTGCGTGAGCTCAATGAAATCGAATGGGAAGTTCTGTTGAAGGATCAGATGAAAGCATTGGGCAAGACCGAAGACGACGTCCGCGACGAAAAGAAATCAGCAGAATGGAAGGCCGCATTGGCATGGTCGATGAAGAAACGCACAAGCGTCGGCAACCGATGGTTGGGAGAACAACTCAACATGGGGCCGCCGGCCATGGTTTCCCGACTTGCGGGATCATTTGGTCGATCCGATCAGAAATCAGTGAGGGCCCTCAAGAGGAGGCTTACGGCAAAGAGGGGCTGA